A single window of Okeanomitos corallinicola TIOX110 DNA harbors:
- a CDS encoding transposase, which yields MRIVGLDISKSSVSCCLLESKPSDVREFYYECNFYHFQNNQAGISGLLALKPDVALLEPTGTNYSKFWVQLLTRAGVEVKFIGHKELRRYRETHLGLPDKDDDADSLAIACYYFDYSGDRTRFVRVLDPVVSRIRELVLRLNHLNKVQSPIINRARQDLAWQFPEVALVKSKRGVSGKVPLLWGWLAGERKSKKYDLLYSQTAGLGLSDSVKFHAQRICSLQREEQIIEDELAELLTDTKFAKYIQVFNEFGFGDRLQATIISFIFPLDNFFGDDGKPLVKIRKGRISGKPTKRYLSLRKFQKSLGYAPTQESSGDISRNKVSGGSSICRRAIWQWVFSTVEPLKSRKSPIVKELGEWLDQEKKSGKPVALARSRTAVKAVKLLFKNLVDVLD from the coding sequence ATGCGAATAGTTGGTTTAGATATCTCTAAATCATCGGTTTCATGCTGTCTACTTGAAAGCAAACCGAGTGATGTTAGAGAATTTTATTATGAGTGCAATTTTTATCACTTCCAGAACAATCAAGCAGGAATATCTGGATTACTGGCATTAAAGCCAGATGTGGCATTACTAGAACCCACTGGTACTAACTACAGCAAATTTTGGGTGCAACTTTTAACCCGCGCCGGGGTTGAAGTTAAATTCATCGGGCATAAAGAACTACGACGCTATAGAGAGACTCATTTAGGATTACCTGATAAAGATGATGATGCAGATTCTCTAGCCATAGCTTGTTACTATTTTGATTACTCTGGCGATCGCACTCGATTTGTTCGAGTTTTAGATCCGGTGGTTTCCAGAATTAGGGAATTAGTTCTTAGGTTAAATCATTTAAACAAAGTCCAGTCACCAATTATCAACCGGGCCCGTCAAGATTTAGCTTGGCAGTTTCCAGAAGTTGCGCTGGTCAAATCTAAGCGTGGTGTTTCTGGAAAAGTCCCATTACTTTGGGGATGGTTAGCAGGTGAAAGGAAAAGTAAAAAATATGATCTTCTTTACTCCCAAACAGCAGGTTTAGGTTTATCGGACTCGGTAAAATTTCATGCTCAAAGGATTTGTAGTTTGCAGCGGGAAGAGCAAATAATAGAGGATGAATTGGCTGAATTGCTTACAGACACTAAGTTTGCAAAATATATACAAGTATTCAATGAATTCGGTTTTGGCGATCGCCTACAAGCTACAATCATCAGCTTTATTTTCCCACTAGACAATTTTTTTGGGGATGACGGTAAACCGCTGGTAAAAATCCGTAAAGGTAGAATTTCTGGAAAACCTACCAAGCGCTACTTGAGTTTAAGAAAATTTCAAAAATCTTTAGGCTACGCGCCTACCCAAGAATCATCTGGTGATATTTCCAGAAATAAGGTTTCCGGTGGTAGTTCAATATGCAGACGAGCAATTTGGCAGTGGGTATTTAGTACGGTTGAACCATTAAAAAGTAGAAAATCACCAATAGTGAAAGAATTGGGGGAATGGCTTGATCAAGAGAAAAAATCAGGTAAGCCAGTAGCACTGGCCAGGAGTAGAACCGCAGTAAAAGCGGTAAAGCTGCTGTTTAAAAATTTGGTAGATGTTCTAGACTGA
- a CDS encoding ParM/StbA family protein, giving the protein MSNLIVSFDPGASLTKIVYELATEGKPCLMTMEPEMLRLPQSSIDAYMSSRKGLESSHPVDEAWVSCTADGDTQCTVVGFLARQFSASARLDKLKYETSIDKALAVVGAIAQHNKLPNRFSLSLTSLLPYGEYQNRQAFEEQLRVALKDFRFRGQRLRVKLERFECLPEGAGLAMIRQRQNGKSWFNAQTIAVLMFGHRNSSLLLFERGKMTAGYTNGLGFHQMVKRVIERTSGQDATTLTAAIYAAGADITADNQAIRALVKSKDPKNIDYELQMIVNAIATAKAEYWSRLYDWLESTLPAVNEVILSGGAALYLEQELQECFEEISTYWGTDLQQQVQEAFKNASNDDYHTFREQETLSFRLIDAFGLFMRFRAQMEKVA; this is encoded by the coding sequence ATGTCAAACTTGATCGTCAGTTTTGACCCTGGTGCTTCCTTGACCAAGATTGTTTATGAACTAGCAACTGAAGGCAAACCATGTTTGATGACAATGGAACCAGAAATGCTGAGGTTGCCACAAAGTTCGATTGACGCTTATATGTCAAGTCGCAAGGGTCTAGAATCTTCTCATCCAGTAGATGAAGCTTGGGTATCTTGTACAGCAGACGGTGATACACAATGTACAGTAGTGGGATTTTTAGCACGTCAGTTTTCAGCATCCGCCAGACTAGATAAACTCAAGTACGAAACTTCCATTGACAAAGCTTTAGCGGTTGTTGGTGCGATCGCTCAACACAATAAACTGCCGAACCGATTTTCACTATCACTGACTTCACTGCTACCCTATGGGGAATATCAAAATCGTCAAGCCTTTGAAGAACAGTTGCGGGTTGCACTCAAAGATTTTAGATTTCGGGGTCAAAGGTTGCGGGTGAAGCTGGAACGATTCGAGTGTTTACCTGAAGGTGCAGGATTGGCCATGATTCGCCAACGCCAGAACGGTAAATCATGGTTCAACGCTCAAACCATTGCTGTGCTGATGTTTGGACATCGTAACAGTAGCCTTCTCTTATTTGAACGGGGCAAGATGACGGCGGGTTATACCAATGGATTGGGCTTTCACCAAATGGTCAAGCGGGTGATTGAACGCACATCTGGACAAGATGCCACTACTTTAACTGCTGCTATCTATGCAGCCGGTGCAGATATCACAGCAGATAACCAAGCAATTCGCGCTTTGGTCAAAAGCAAAGACCCAAAAAACATTGACTATGAGTTACAGATGATTGTTAATGCTATTGCTACTGCCAAAGCAGAGTATTGGTCTAGGCTTTACGACTGGCTGGAATCTACTTTACCTGCGGTGAATGAAGTGATTTTAAGTGGTGGTGCAGCGTTGTACTTAGAGCAAGAATTACAGGAATGTTTTGAAGAGATTTCCACGTACTGGGGTACAGATTTACAACAGCAGGTACAGGAAGCATTTAAGAATGCCAGTAATGATGATTACCATACATTTCGAGAGCAGGAAACTTTGTCCTTTAGGTTAATTGATGCTTTTGGTTTATTTATGCGATTTAGAGCGCAAATGGAGAAAGTAGCATGA
- a CDS encoding mobilization protein, which produces MAAIHFIDGEKGGVGKSLFARVMVQYCIDNKLLYELVEADQSNPDVGAFYPDNHKTAVFSESERKAYEADEIFDLALENSVIVNLPAQVYPAVTDWIERNQILEISGKNKVKIHKWFVCSGGYDSLQLFMQSLERFEKKIKHIFVRNFGLCDDWKHIDENEELKDLIKTYKVPVIDFPKFSYRERNILDAKRINFSEAKNYKDLGILGKQRLHRFLKQAFEEIEKAKIWNPPAASITPPSEKADSANSNGKVATKK; this is translated from the coding sequence ATGGCTGCAATTCACTTCATTGACGGTGAAAAAGGTGGTGTTGGTAAGTCTTTGTTTGCACGGGTAATGGTGCAATATTGCATTGACAATAAATTACTTTATGAATTGGTGGAAGCTGATCAAAGTAATCCAGATGTCGGTGCATTTTACCCTGACAATCATAAAACAGCCGTTTTTAGTGAATCAGAACGCAAAGCTTATGAAGCTGATGAAATCTTTGATTTAGCACTAGAAAATTCTGTGATTGTTAATTTACCTGCTCAAGTATACCCAGCAGTTACCGATTGGATTGAGCGTAATCAAATTTTAGAAATTAGTGGTAAAAACAAGGTCAAGATACATAAATGGTTTGTTTGTAGTGGAGGATATGACAGTTTACAGTTATTCATGCAATCTTTAGAAAGATTTGAAAAGAAAATTAAACATATCTTTGTCCGTAATTTTGGTTTATGTGATGACTGGAAACACATAGATGAAAATGAGGAATTAAAGGATTTAATCAAGACTTATAAAGTTCCAGTAATTGATTTTCCTAAATTTAGCTACCGAGAAAGAAATATCCTTGATGCCAAACGGATAAACTTTTCTGAAGCTAAAAATTACAAAGATTTAGGAATATTAGGTAAACAGAGATTGCATAGGTTTCTCAAACAAGCTTTTGAGGAAATTGAAAAAGCTAAGATTTGGAATCCACCAGCAGCTTCAATTACTCCTCCATCTGAAAAAGCTGATAGTGCTAATAGTAATGGAAAAGTCGCTACTAAGAAATAG
- a CDS encoding DUF6753 family protein, with protein MTHYQTEELDLDDDFLDSVAARGKGLSRIPYPTLLDLAIRGKDDNFKARVWEIVVQTGLDPDDPAFLMMIATGRLQVLLEDSPQEMEAMFDQWQTQLYDHLQSYEKAAVKGQQKAIAHAVTALIKRTEFERAIHSVPSLIAAGVLLLIASGVGGLLGIGAMLWYQSSNLDPTGPRQLTQQEANTLAWATTNEGKFARNFMEWNRDLLSRDSTGQLACTREVKRLGVTLEIGQSNRKAVSGFCTLWVQPPNQRKFVSQ; from the coding sequence ATGACTCATTATCAGACTGAAGAACTCGATTTAGATGATGATTTTTTGGATTCAGTAGCAGCTAGAGGGAAAGGTTTAAGTCGGATTCCTTACCCTACTTTATTAGATTTAGCCATTCGCGGTAAAGATGATAATTTCAAAGCTAGGGTTTGGGAAATAGTTGTTCAAACTGGACTAGACCCTGATGATCCAGCATTTTTAATGATGATTGCTACTGGTAGACTGCAAGTGCTTTTAGAAGACAGTCCTCAAGAAATGGAGGCCATGTTTGACCAATGGCAAACCCAACTTTATGACCATCTTCAAAGCTATGAAAAAGCAGCAGTCAAAGGTCAACAGAAAGCGATCGCTCACGCAGTTACAGCATTAATCAAGCGTACAGAATTTGAGCGTGCTATTCATTCAGTCCCATCATTAATTGCAGCTGGTGTTTTGTTATTAATTGCATCTGGTGTGGGTGGACTTCTGGGTATAGGTGCAATGCTTTGGTATCAATCCAGCAATTTAGATCCAACAGGTCCACGTCAACTGACTCAACAAGAAGCTAATACTTTAGCATGGGCAACTACTAATGAAGGTAAATTTGCTCGCAATTTTATGGAATGGAATCGAGATTTATTGAGCAGAGATAGTACCGGTCAACTTGCCTGTACTAGAGAAGTAAAACGTTTGGGAGTGACATTAGAAATAGGACAAAGTAACAGAAAAGCTGTATCAGGTTTTTGTACTCTTTGGGTACAACCTCCTAATCAACGCAAGTTTGTTTCTCAGTAA
- a CDS encoding site-2 protease family protein, translating into MNNTIRVGNLFGIPFYIHPSWFLVLGLVTWSYSSGLTAQFPQLGGGLPLVLGLMTALLLFGSVVAHELGHSFVAIRQGIDVKSITLFIFGGLASLEKESPTPAAAFWVAIAGPIVSLMLFATATAVGVATAASGPLAAILGLLASVNLTLALFNLIPGLPLDGGNILKAIVWKITGKSYKGVVVASRIGQIFGWLAIASGLIPLLLLGSFANFWNLLIGFFLLQNAGNAAQFARVQEKLTGLTAADVVTNDSPIVKANLNLREFADQRLLNAQEYRRFLVTDEQGQLLGAISVDDLRTIPNTLWAETQVIKVMKPIEQSTTVRSDQPLLEVVQLLETKKLSALTVIRDNGLLVGILEKAAIINLLQKKVQTKFA; encoded by the coding sequence ATGAATAACACAATTCGGGTTGGCAACCTTTTTGGAATACCTTTTTATATACATCCTTCCTGGTTTTTAGTTCTAGGTTTGGTAACTTGGAGCTACAGTAGTGGACTGACGGCACAATTTCCCCAATTAGGTGGGGGATTGCCTTTGGTACTAGGATTGATGACGGCACTGTTGTTATTTGGCTCAGTTGTCGCCCATGAATTAGGACACAGCTTTGTCGCTATTCGCCAAGGAATTGATGTTAAATCAATCACGCTGTTTATATTTGGTGGACTGGCAAGCTTAGAAAAAGAATCGCCAACTCCAGCAGCAGCTTTTTGGGTAGCTATTGCAGGTCCCATAGTTAGTTTGATGCTATTTGCTACAGCGACCGCAGTTGGTGTTGCGACTGCTGCATCTGGACCATTGGCTGCTATCCTTGGTCTACTGGCTTCTGTTAATTTGACATTAGCTCTGTTTAACCTCATTCCTGGCTTGCCTTTGGACGGAGGAAATATCCTGAAAGCAATAGTTTGGAAAATCACTGGTAAATCCTATAAAGGAGTGGTTGTTGCCAGCCGAATTGGACAAATCTTTGGTTGGTTAGCGATCGCCTCTGGTTTAATTCCTCTACTATTGTTGGGTAGCTTTGCTAACTTCTGGAACTTGTTAATTGGCTTCTTCTTGCTACAAAATGCTGGTAACGCTGCCCAATTTGCTAGAGTGCAAGAAAAACTCACAGGTTTAACAGCAGCGGATGTTGTAACCAATGATAGCCCGATTGTCAAAGCAAATTTGAATTTAAGAGAGTTTGCAGATCAACGACTCTTAAATGCTCAAGAATACCGTCGTTTCTTGGTGACAGATGAACAAGGACAATTGTTAGGAGCAATATCAGTTGATGACTTGCGAACTATCCCAAATACATTATGGGCAGAAACTCAAGTTATCAAAGTGATGAAACCAATTGAGCAGTCTACCACTGTACGATCAGATCAACCGTTGCTAGAAGTAGTACAGTTGCTCGAAACAAAAAAATTATCCGCACTGACTGTAATTCGTGATAATGGGTTGTTAGTCGGAATTTTAGAAAAAGCTGCAATTATCAACTTACTTCAGAAGAAAGTACAAACAAAATTTGCATAA
- a CDS encoding IS4 family transposase, whose product MSLINFEVITASVAKAQLLVALEQVIPAQTIHRAIINTSSQERRERILPTHVVVALVIAMSFWSTDSIVDVFKNLIQGLSSLQIPHRLRFTAPTSSSISEARQRIGPAVMTRLFEMVAKPLATIQTPGAFLGNLRLMAIDGTVFDVPDTPANAKVFGYPGSRPGTYPAFPKARLVFLVEAGTHVIVDALLSPYRIGERKRAIQILRSVGEGMLLMWDRGLHSFKMVHAAIKQKCHILGRVPANVKFEVVKTLADGSYLSWIAPDGKSKKKGATRIPIRVIEYVIEDNGSEKVYRLITDLMDISAYPALVLAQEYHTRWEAENTLDELKVHLLGRKTLVRSKNPREVIQEIYGWLLGHFCIRCLMFQSAAEAGISPLRLSFTGSLRLIRRAVPQFQQAAAEDLHLFYSWLVAEILDLEIPPPQFRSNPRVLKKTRSKFLSKKRCHRGSTTINQPSFMIKKIAS is encoded by the coding sequence ATGTCACTAATCAACTTTGAAGTCATTACAGCATCAGTGGCCAAAGCACAATTGCTGGTGGCGTTAGAACAAGTCATTCCCGCTCAAACTATACACAGAGCAATCATTAATACTTCGTCTCAAGAGCGAAGAGAACGAATACTACCCACTCACGTAGTTGTAGCTTTAGTCATTGCCATGAGTTTTTGGTCAACTGACTCCATAGTTGATGTCTTCAAAAATTTGATTCAAGGTTTGAGTAGTTTACAAATACCCCATCGTCTACGTTTTACTGCACCAACTTCTTCATCTATCAGCGAAGCACGTCAAAGAATCGGTCCTGCTGTGATGACTCGTTTGTTTGAAATGGTAGCAAAACCCCTAGCTACAATACAAACACCAGGTGCTTTTTTGGGAAACTTAAGATTGATGGCTATAGACGGAACAGTTTTTGATGTTCCTGATACTCCAGCCAATGCTAAAGTATTTGGTTATCCTGGTTCAAGACCGGGTACATATCCAGCTTTTCCCAAAGCTAGATTGGTTTTCTTAGTAGAAGCAGGAACTCATGTAATTGTTGATGCTCTATTGAGTCCCTATCGAATTGGCGAAAGAAAAAGAGCGATTCAAATTCTTCGCAGTGTTGGGGAAGGAATGTTGTTAATGTGGGATAGGGGATTGCATTCTTTTAAAATGGTTCATGCCGCAATCAAACAAAAGTGTCATATCCTTGGTCGTGTACCAGCGAATGTGAAATTTGAGGTAGTTAAGACTTTGGCTGATGGTTCTTATTTGTCTTGGATTGCACCTGATGGTAAATCTAAAAAGAAAGGTGCAACCAGAATTCCTATTCGTGTCATTGAATATGTGATTGAAGATAATGGTTCTGAGAAAGTATACCGTTTGATTACTGATTTAATGGATATTTCGGCTTACCCAGCACTGGTTTTGGCTCAAGAATATCATACTAGATGGGAAGCTGAAAATACTTTGGATGAATTAAAGGTGCATCTATTGGGGCGCAAAACTCTGGTTCGTTCTAAGAATCCTCGTGAAGTCATTCAAGAAATTTATGGTTGGTTGTTGGGACATTTTTGTATTCGTTGTTTGATGTTCCAAAGTGCTGCCGAAGCTGGTATTTCTCCATTACGTTTGAGTTTTACTGGTAGTTTACGATTAATTCGACGTGCTGTTCCTCAATTCCAACAAGCTGCTGCTGAAGATTTACATCTATTTTATAGTTGGTTAGTTGCAGAAATTTTAGATTTAGAAATCCCTCCTCCTCAATTTAGAAGTAATCCTAGAGTTTTGAAAAAGACGCGCTCCAAATTCCTCAGTAAAAAACGATGTCATCGTGGTAGTACCACTATCAATCAACCTTCTTTTATGATTAAAAAAATTGCTAGTTAG
- a CDS encoding primosomal protein: MATAKTRTNGNTRNTTNGKASAKTNNAASATKSKAVTASPQQEALALLKELRNVIFKEYGIKLQLRDSRISTKIGHAAREKLGLDIAAQVKKKGGNKKFDWQKWNSKLFPKLFGHPDAMKYPPEVVAIFMSMLYDTISTDPEQAIADLVEFNRASLERRNSFQEQEEEELDDLDDELDEDLDEDDDLDEDDEEELDEDLDEDDDLDEDDEDE; the protein is encoded by the coding sequence ATGGCAACAGCCAAAACTCGTACTAACGGCAACACTCGCAATACAACTAACGGTAAAGCATCAGCAAAAACAAATAATGCAGCTTCCGCCACTAAATCTAAAGCAGTAACCGCTTCACCACAACAAGAAGCATTAGCCTTATTGAAGGAATTGCGGAATGTAATCTTCAAAGAATACGGGATTAAATTACAGCTACGAGACTCCAGAATTTCTACTAAAATCGGTCATGCAGCCCGTGAAAAACTCGGACTTGATATTGCTGCTCAAGTAAAAAAGAAAGGCGGTAATAAAAAGTTTGATTGGCAGAAATGGAATAGCAAATTATTTCCTAAATTGTTTGGACACCCGGATGCAATGAAATATCCACCAGAAGTAGTTGCTATTTTCATGAGTATGCTATACGACACAATTAGCACCGACCCAGAACAAGCAATAGCTGATTTAGTCGAATTCAACCGTGCATCTTTGGAACGTCGCAATTCCTTCCAAGAACAAGAAGAGGAAGAATTGGATGATTTAGATGATGAACTTGATGAGGACTTAGACGAAGATGACGATTTAGATGAGGATGACGAAGAAGAACTTGATGAGGACTTGGATGAAGATGACGACTTAGATGAGGATGATGAAGACGAATAA
- a CDS encoding ATP-binding protein gives MSAMLTEFTLANFKSYSTSGTVSSSAGSMSQLSKSRLPLGSLTVLIGANAAGKSNALEGLRFLSWLAQGQKLSSIQYAVNSAERVVRGRVNDLCHRGESSFTIGCRLDSTEWNELNITLNVRDGELHISSERIADSTNLVPLYELNQPSEGINTDVSVAYNNFTKGKNKPRITCSDQMAIFVQLDSPARFDAKYDYSQKIIPEIVRQYQRVLQNILFLDPVPAKMREYSFKSDKRLQEDGTNLSSVLYRLWENQPENQQAILNFIQSLPEQAIDGLDFLIGPRDEVMVQLAETFGNTRRYCEAALLSDGTLRVLAIAAAMLSATEGSLVVIEEIDNGVHPNRAKHLLSSIRDIAERRKLRVLLSTHNPALMDALPDAALGDVVFCYRDPEEGNQGNSRLIRLGDMYDFPSLISQGPLGQLVTAGVVDRFVKSPHTPEDRKQQALAWLSRLQEYSNE, from the coding sequence ATGAGTGCCATGCTAACCGAATTTACCCTCGCCAACTTTAAAAGTTACAGTACAAGCGGAACTGTGAGCAGTTCGGCAGGCTCAATGTCCCAGCTGTCGAAAAGCCGATTGCCTCTAGGATCTTTGACTGTCCTCATAGGAGCTAATGCCGCAGGTAAAAGTAACGCCCTGGAAGGTTTGCGCTTTCTGTCATGGCTGGCACAAGGGCAAAAACTCTCTAGCATTCAATATGCGGTGAATAGTGCAGAACGTGTTGTACGCGGTCGAGTTAATGATTTGTGTCATCGGGGAGAATCAAGTTTTACTATCGGTTGCCGTTTAGACTCAACAGAGTGGAACGAACTCAATATAACCCTCAATGTGCGTGACGGAGAACTGCATATCAGTAGCGAACGAATTGCTGACTCGACAAATCTAGTCCCGCTATATGAGCTAAATCAGCCTTCTGAAGGGATAAATACTGATGTTAGTGTCGCGTATAACAATTTTACCAAAGGAAAGAACAAGCCACGAATAACGTGCAGTGATCAAATGGCTATCTTTGTGCAATTAGACAGCCCTGCCCGTTTTGATGCCAAATATGACTATTCGCAAAAAATAATCCCGGAAATAGTCCGCCAATATCAACGAGTCTTACAGAATATCCTGTTTCTAGATCCCGTTCCCGCCAAAATGCGCGAGTACAGCTTCAAATCTGATAAGCGATTACAAGAAGATGGTACTAATCTGTCCAGCGTTCTCTATCGCTTGTGGGAGAACCAACCTGAAAATCAACAGGCCATTCTCAACTTTATCCAGAGTTTACCAGAACAGGCTATAGATGGGCTAGATTTCCTTATTGGTCCACGGGATGAAGTCATGGTGCAATTAGCTGAAACTTTTGGTAACACCCGTCGCTATTGTGAAGCCGCATTGTTATCAGATGGCACATTGCGGGTGTTAGCGATCGCAGCAGCTATGCTATCAGCAACTGAAGGAAGTTTGGTAGTTATCGAAGAAATTGACAACGGTGTTCATCCCAACCGCGCCAAGCATCTACTGTCTAGCATCCGAGATATTGCCGAGCGGCGTAAATTACGAGTGCTGCTTTCCACACACAACCCAGCCCTAATGGATGCTTTACCCGATGCTGCCCTGGGTGATGTAGTCTTTTGTTACCGAGATCCAGAGGAAGGGAATCAAGGAAATAGTCGCCTGATCAGGCTTGGGGATATGTATGATTTCCCCAGTCTCATATCGCAAGGACCATTGGGACAACTGGTAACTGCTGGGGTAGTGGATAGGTTCGTTAAGTCACCCCACACACCTGAAGATAGAAAACAGCAGGCTCTGGCCTGGCTGTCTCGTTTACAGGAGTACAGCAATGAGTAG
- the tumE gene encoding toxin TumE has translation MNCSNAYIEEYSTVILTTERANLRIRIRFAIRYLLAVSEAFVVVNNQIEYVDYRYHFQDEQNSLIFRYDSTPHFPNLPSFPHHKHLFNNVIACQKLHLADVLQEVIEYITDGSYSHFGF, from the coding sequence ATTAATTGCTCTAACGCATACATTGAGGAGTATAGTACGGTAATTTTAACGACAGAGCGGGCTAATCTCCGCATTAGGATACGTTTTGCGATTAGATATTTACTAGCAGTCAGTGAAGCCTTTGTTGTTGTAAATAATCAGATTGAATATGTTGATTACCGCTATCACTTTCAAGATGAGCAAAATAGTCTGATTTTTCGTTATGACAGTACACCACACTTTCCCAACTTGCCTAGTTTCCCCCACCATAAACATCTTTTTAACAACGTAATTGCTTGCCAAAAGCTACATCTAGCTGATGTTCTACAAGAAGTGATTGAGTATATCACAGATGGCTCATATAGTCATTTTGGCTTTTGA
- a CDS encoding ISAs1 family transposase, translating into MSIGFKKKCKTRKSVTPSVDSKEITSNFLQHFTGIKDPRVERTRWHLLTDIITISLLAVIAGAEGWEDIEEYGLSKKEWLETFLELPEGIPSPDTFRRVFEKINPKEFEQCFRNWVQSLVEKLGVEVVAIDGKTHRGSYDRESKLKALHTVSAWACENRLILGQTKVNCKSNEITAIPALLETLDLSGCIITIDAMGTQKSIAEQIIAGNADYILSLKDNHPTLHQQVKNWFETAQSLDFKGVDVSISQRVEKGHHRIENRTVYTVPILELPALYEQNQWAGLTTVVMVVRKIQHWNKTTHEVQFYITSLDSDANKIGSAIRQHWGIENSVHWTLDVTFHEDESRIRSMHSPQNFALLRRIALNALDREPTFRRSIRQKSRRAAMNDQYMVSVLAASIANYSP; encoded by the coding sequence ATGTCAATAGGATTTAAGAAGAAGTGCAAAACCAGAAAATCTGTTACACCCAGTGTAGACAGTAAAGAGATTACCAGCAACTTTCTGCAACACTTTACAGGAATAAAAGACCCTAGAGTGGAAAGGACTCGATGGCATTTACTCACGGATATTATCACTATTTCCTTGTTGGCAGTCATAGCGGGCGCAGAAGGCTGGGAAGATATTGAAGAGTATGGACTAAGTAAAAAAGAGTGGTTAGAAACATTTTTAGAACTACCAGAAGGAATACCCAGTCCAGATACATTCAGAAGAGTATTTGAGAAAATAAACCCCAAAGAATTTGAGCAATGTTTTCGCAATTGGGTGCAATCATTAGTGGAGAAATTGGGTGTAGAAGTAGTTGCTATAGATGGTAAAACTCATCGAGGCTCATATGACCGAGAATCGAAACTGAAAGCCTTGCATACAGTGAGTGCCTGGGCTTGCGAAAATAGGTTGATTTTAGGGCAAACAAAGGTCAATTGTAAATCGAATGAAATCACCGCAATTCCAGCACTGTTAGAAACTCTGGACTTATCTGGCTGCATTATTACTATTGATGCGATGGGTACACAGAAATCAATTGCCGAACAAATCATAGCTGGAAATGCTGATTATATTTTAAGCTTGAAAGATAATCATCCCACCCTACATCAACAAGTAAAAAATTGGTTTGAAACAGCACAATCATTAGACTTTAAAGGTGTTGATGTCAGTATTAGTCAACGAGTCGAAAAAGGACATCATCGCATTGAAAATCGCACAGTTTATACTGTTCCAATTTTAGAATTACCAGCTCTTTATGAACAAAACCAATGGGCAGGATTAACAACAGTAGTCATGGTAGTTCGTAAGATTCAGCATTGGAATAAAACTACCCATGAGGTGCAATTTTATATCACTAGTCTTGATAGTGATGCTAACAAAATTGGTAGTGCAATTCGACAGCATTGGGGGATTGAAAACTCTGTTCATTGGACATTAGATGTCACTTTCCATGAAGATGAATCTCGAATTCGTTCTATGCACAGTCCACAAAACTTTGCTTTATTACGTCGCATTGCCCTCAATGCCTTAGACCGAGAACCAACTTTTCGTCGTAGTATTCGACAAAAATCAAGACGAGCTGCGATGAATGATCAATACATGGTTTCTGTGTTAGCCGCATCCATAGCAAACTATTCTCCTTGA
- a CDS encoding UPF0175 family protein, giving the protein MQITIEIPEDIGNQLQQNWQDLPQKILETLAIEAYRNGIMTAEQIQQVLKFDSLSKTQKFLNQSQVSLNYNQDNLGQAQQTKMLADDIKELQQICIEENYSL; this is encoded by the coding sequence ATGCAAATCACTATCGAGATTCCTGAAGATATTGGCAACCAACTACAACAGAACTGGCAAGACTTACCCCAAAAAATCCTAGAAACTTTAGCAATAGAAGCTTATCGAAATGGTATCATGACTGCTGAACAAATTCAACAGGTACTAAAATTTGATTCACTTTCAAAAACTCAAAAGTTTTTAAACCAATCTCAGGTTTCTCTAAATTATAACCAAGACAATCTAGGACAAGCTCAACAAACAAAGATGTTAGCTGATGATATTAAGGAACTTCAGCAAATCTGTATTGAAGAAAATTATTCCTTATAA